The following coding sequences are from one Tolumonas lignilytica window:
- the pseF gene encoding pseudaminic acid cytidylyltransferase, with translation MKIALIPARGGSKRIPRKNIKIFSGKPMIAHSILAAQNSKLFDRIIVSTDDTEIANIAQEWGAEVPFIRPAELSGDYTGTMDVIQHGIKQLELNNSTIDYVCCIYATAPFITPHSLQNAFQLLLASEADYVFTVTSFPFPVQRALFLNKDSRIDCLYPEFKFTRSQDLVETYHDAGQFYFGKTSAFKAGTPLFSPASCPLILPRKIVQDIDTPEDWQRAEMLYQLWQAELNDNSNISG, from the coding sequence ATGAAAATAGCACTAATTCCAGCACGAGGCGGCAGTAAACGGATTCCGCGCAAAAATATTAAAATATTTTCCGGAAAGCCTATGATTGCACATTCTATTCTGGCTGCTCAAAACAGCAAATTATTTGATCGTATCATCGTGTCTACAGATGATACAGAAATTGCTAATATTGCGCAGGAATGGGGAGCTGAGGTGCCATTCATCAGGCCAGCAGAATTGTCAGGTGATTATACTGGAACAATGGATGTCATTCAGCATGGTATCAAACAATTAGAATTAAACAATTCGACAATTGATTATGTATGTTGCATTTATGCAACGGCTCCTTTTATTACTCCTCATTCCCTACAGAATGCATTTCAGTTACTGTTAGCCTCTGAAGCGGATTACGTATTTACAGTCACTTCATTTCCATTTCCCGTGCAACGAGCCTTATTTCTTAATAAAGACTCTCGGATAGACTGTCTATATCCTGAATTTAAATTTACTCGCTCACAGGATTTAGTTGAAACATATCACGATGCGGGGCAATTTTATTTTGGTAAAACATCAGCATTCAAAGCTGGGACCCCATTATTTTCTCCAGCCTCATGTCCGTTAATATTGCCCCGTAAAATTGTTCAAGATATTGATACACCAGAAGATTGGCAACGAGCAGAAATGCTTTATCAACTATGGCAGGCAGAGTTGAATGACAACAGCAATATTTCGGGTTGA
- the pseG gene encoding UDP-2,4-diacetamido-2,4,6-trideoxy-beta-L-altropyranose hydrolase — MTTAIFRVDSSIDIGTGHVMRCLALADEFKNHEIKTHFICRDLPGNIHKLILTRGHSVTVLPLLALYKSIAQENDYAGWLQVTQEQDAQECISHLKQLNLPSRPIIIADHYALDKSWEVLIKNHSQLLIIIDDLVREHEADIIIDQTLGRSEKEYEKSSQCKTILVGSEYAMIRSQFYLKREESICSHNERPMNIFISMGGSDKDNILALILDELKNNKILWIKKIAILINSTSSNYKQIEKITHQCNYDIELINFVDDMANFMSNYSLAIGAPGTTTWERATMGIPAVLIPIAENQQDITRVYKKYNAGEILFPNEIKNNLISALNKIKDNYEDLRNINYQITDGLGIRRIIYNIWPLKAKDGVNVTICKAMYDDIMQVYEWQCQPQTRRYARNSKIPSLTEHIEWMTKRLHDPKCYFYIIKYGHEKVGVVRLDWVCPLCYEISIFIDEKKKKLNIAKNALILVSELHLEVDLIAIVLKENLASQMLFSSLNYTRLNETKFKLERRVYG, encoded by the coding sequence ATGACAACAGCAATATTTCGGGTTGATTCGTCAATAGATATCGGAACCGGGCATGTAATGCGATGTCTTGCATTGGCAGATGAATTTAAAAATCACGAAATTAAAACTCATTTCATATGCCGGGATTTACCTGGAAACATTCATAAACTCATTCTCACCAGAGGACATTCAGTTACTGTTTTACCTTTGTTGGCATTATATAAATCTATCGCCCAAGAAAATGATTATGCTGGGTGGCTCCAAGTAACACAAGAGCAGGACGCTCAAGAATGCATTAGCCACTTAAAACAATTAAATCTACCATCACGCCCAATCATAATTGCAGATCACTATGCGCTGGACAAATCATGGGAGGTTTTGATAAAAAATCATAGTCAATTATTAATAATAATTGATGACTTAGTTCGTGAACATGAAGCAGATATCATCATAGATCAGACGTTAGGGCGCTCTGAAAAAGAATATGAAAAATCCAGTCAATGTAAAACAATATTGGTAGGTAGTGAATATGCCATGATTCGCTCACAGTTTTATCTGAAGCGAGAAGAGTCTATTTGCTCTCATAACGAACGCCCCATGAATATATTTATATCGATGGGCGGTAGCGACAAAGATAACATCCTGGCCTTGATTCTTGATGAGTTAAAAAATAATAAAATATTATGGATCAAGAAAATAGCCATACTAATCAACAGTACATCATCAAACTATAAACAAATAGAAAAAATCACTCATCAATGCAATTATGATATTGAACTAATTAATTTTGTTGATGACATGGCAAATTTCATGTCGAATTATTCATTGGCGATTGGTGCTCCGGGAACGACAACTTGGGAACGAGCTACTATGGGCATCCCAGCTGTACTTATTCCAATAGCTGAAAATCAACAGGATATAACGCGGGTTTATAAAAAATATAATGCAGGGGAAATTCTATTTCCCAATGAAATTAAAAACAATCTCATTTCGGCATTAAACAAAATAAAAGATAATTATGAAGACCTAAGAAACATAAATTATCAAATTACTGATGGACTAGGAATACGAAGAATAATATATAATATCTGGCCTTTAAAAGCTAAAGATGGAGTAAACGTCACTATTTGTAAAGCTATGTATGATGACATCATGCAAGTATATGAATGGCAATGTCAGCCACAGACACGCCGTTATGCAAGAAACTCAAAAATACCATCGCTAACAGAGCATATTGAATGGATGACTAAGAGACTACACGATCCTAAATGTTATTTTTATATTATAAAATATGGGCATGAAAAAGTTGGTGTTGTTCGGCTAGATTGGGTATGTCCTCTATGTTATGAAATTTCAATTTTTATTGATGAAAAGAAAAAAAAACTAAATATAGCTAAGAACGCTTTAATATTGGTGTCTGAGCTTCATTTGGAAGTGGATTTAATTGCTATAGTTCTAAAAGAAAATCTGGCATCACAAATGCTTTTTTCATCATTGAACTATACCAGGCTAAATGAAACAAAATTCAAATTGGAGAGACGGGTTTATGGGTAA
- the pseB gene encoding UDP-N-acetylglucosamine 4,6-dehydratase (inverting), whose amino-acid sequence MFNDKSILITGGTGSFGKKYVKTILERYNPRRLIIYSRDELKQFEMQQVFNAPCMRYFIGDVRDGERLIQAMRGVDYVIHAAAMKQVPAAEYNPMECIKTNIDGAQNVIKAAIANNVSKVIALSTDKAANPINLYGATKLASDKLFTAANNMTGRDTPIFAAVRYGNVVGSRGSVVPFFEKLINDGAREIPVTHQDMTRFWISLQDGVDFVLKNFERMYGGEIFVPKIPSIRISDLAKAMAPELPIKIVGIRPGEKLHEIMCPSDDSHLTLEFHDHYVLQPSIKFNNTEVDYSTNAIGEHGTPVASGFEYNSGNNPHFLSPAEITEFNRKAMA is encoded by the coding sequence AAAGTATTCTTATTACTGGTGGTACAGGTTCATTCGGTAAAAAATATGTAAAAACCATCCTGGAACGGTATAACCCACGCCGTTTAATTATCTACTCTCGCGATGAACTAAAACAGTTTGAAATGCAGCAAGTATTCAATGCGCCGTGCATGCGATATTTCATCGGCGATGTCAGAGATGGAGAGCGCCTAATTCAAGCAATGCGAGGGGTTGATTATGTCATTCACGCCGCAGCCATGAAACAAGTGCCTGCCGCTGAATATAACCCGATGGAATGTATCAAAACCAATATCGACGGTGCTCAGAACGTAATAAAAGCAGCGATAGCAAATAACGTATCTAAAGTCATTGCTTTATCGACAGATAAAGCAGCGAATCCAATCAACTTGTATGGTGCAACGAAATTGGCTTCCGATAAGTTGTTTACTGCAGCCAACAATATGACAGGAAGAGATACACCGATTTTCGCAGCAGTTCGTTATGGCAATGTGGTTGGTTCTCGAGGGTCGGTTGTTCCCTTTTTTGAAAAGCTAATTAATGATGGTGCTCGTGAGATTCCAGTAACACATCAAGATATGACACGCTTTTGGATTAGCTTGCAGGATGGTGTTGATTTCGTGCTAAAGAACTTTGAGCGAATGTATGGTGGCGAAATTTTTGTACCTAAAATTCCATCCATCCGTATATCCGATCTTGCTAAGGCTATGGCGCCTGAACTACCAATCAAAATCGTAGGTATTCGTCCTGGAGAAAAATTGCACGAAATAATGTGCCCCTCTGATGACTCTCATTTGACACTAGAATTTCATGACCATTATGTACTACAGCCTTCCATTAAATTTAATAATACGGAAGTCGATTATTCAACCAATGCAATAGGTGAACACGGTACTCCTGTTGCTTCAGGTTTTGAGTATAACTCAGGTAATAATCCGCATTTTCTGTCTCCAGCTGAAATCACCGAATTCAATAGAAAGGCAATGGCATGA
- a CDS encoding 6-hydroxymethylpterin diphosphokinase MptE-like protein codes for MNDIHQLLAETEDKVAKLTLQAQQEAAMVEVLPLRFEQNMSAFKKYIPHLADKFKSYKTTRPFRFFCNENGEVNLLWLDTNVSFYGDSPFDECRSQIEQVLSNKKSIHKFGFGIEENEAGYIHVDYLNKLQQCQKNHENELVRLDGIPDSIPLIMMFGIGLGYQLGYLYEKCKAANLFIFEPDMDLFYASLYSFDWHSLFDYLVSENLGLHIFIGQDEDNVILDFSEALTKRGAFIAAASIGFWHYPSDDIFKLIVRTSREFYLLTMGWGFFDDNIIALAHCAANVDKNIPFLIKNKSIQKKWEDTPVFVVANGPSLDGSLDVIRKYRDNVILICCGSTLTSLYRAGICPDIHVQVERTKVIPDSHRLINDDEYIKKIMFLSLDVIHPDCAEQFGRSALAFKLFEPGGFLCQLNNDIAAERDILPGANPLVGNTGLAIACRLGFKNIFLFGLDNGYKDLGHHHSKHSLYFDDDGKPQKDLTEKMFNNAPHIVDGNFGGAIHTNSLMNTSRKVLGELLKKYDDVNCFNCSDGAKIEGAIPLHQEELNIKQNHLNRVALLDHIYNDLYSPMNIKKEDMYQYLEIEKFSEFVNVFIDEWSNLEPNRENALQLMQKQYDGLIYLSKTRQRIIYNMLVGTFNYAFSIITGYLYTYEESDEFNATIKELGSIFQNYLREAIKMYPHSIDMVDSVDSSVVSLFRKN; via the coding sequence ATGAATGATATTCATCAGCTCTTAGCGGAAACGGAAGATAAAGTTGCCAAATTAACATTACAAGCGCAGCAAGAAGCCGCAATGGTTGAGGTATTGCCGCTCCGCTTTGAACAAAATATGAGCGCATTCAAGAAATATATACCTCATTTAGCTGATAAATTTAAATCTTATAAAACAACCAGACCATTTAGATTTTTTTGCAATGAAAATGGTGAAGTTAATCTCTTATGGCTAGATACTAATGTTTCATTTTATGGTGATTCGCCATTTGATGAATGCAGATCACAAATAGAACAAGTCCTTTCTAATAAAAAATCAATACATAAATTTGGTTTTGGTATTGAAGAGAATGAAGCTGGATATATTCACGTTGATTACTTAAATAAGCTTCAACAATGTCAAAAAAATCATGAAAATGAATTGGTTCGTCTTGATGGGATACCTGATTCTATTCCATTAATCATGATGTTTGGTATAGGGTTAGGGTATCAACTCGGATATTTATATGAAAAATGTAAGGCTGCAAATTTATTTATATTTGAGCCTGACATGGATCTTTTTTATGCATCACTATATTCCTTTGACTGGCATTCCCTATTTGATTACTTGGTATCAGAGAATTTAGGGCTACATATTTTTATTGGTCAAGATGAAGATAATGTAATTCTTGATTTTTCTGAAGCACTAACTAAAAGAGGTGCCTTTATTGCGGCTGCATCAATTGGGTTCTGGCATTATCCTAGCGATGATATTTTCAAATTAATTGTTCGAACTAGCCGTGAATTTTATTTGTTAACAATGGGATGGGGATTCTTCGATGATAACATCATTGCTTTAGCTCATTGTGCCGCTAATGTTGATAAAAATATTCCTTTTTTAATAAAGAATAAAAGTATTCAAAAAAAATGGGAAGACACTCCTGTATTTGTAGTTGCTAACGGCCCCTCGTTAGATGGGTCTTTAGACGTGATTAGAAAATATCGCGATAATGTCATACTTATATGTTGCGGTAGTACACTAACATCCTTATATCGTGCAGGAATTTGTCCTGATATCCATGTTCAGGTTGAAAGAACAAAAGTAATTCCAGATTCACATCGTTTGATAAATGATGATGAATACATAAAAAAAATTATGTTTCTCAGTCTTGATGTTATTCATCCTGATTGTGCTGAGCAATTTGGTCGCTCAGCATTAGCGTTTAAGCTTTTTGAACCAGGTGGGTTTTTGTGTCAGCTAAATAATGATATCGCTGCTGAGCGAGATATATTGCCTGGAGCTAATCCTCTAGTCGGTAATACTGGTTTAGCTATTGCCTGCAGATTAGGTTTTAAAAATATATTTTTATTTGGCTTGGATAATGGATATAAAGACCTAGGGCATCATCATTCTAAACATAGTTTATATTTCGATGATGATGGGAAGCCTCAAAAAGATTTAACAGAAAAAATGTTCAATAATGCACCACATATAGTGGATGGTAATTTTGGTGGTGCTATTCATACTAATTCTTTGATGAACACATCAAGAAAAGTATTAGGTGAACTCTTAAAAAAATATGACGATGTTAACTGCTTTAACTGTAGTGATGGTGCAAAAATTGAAGGTGCAATTCCTTTGCATCAAGAAGAGTTGAATATTAAACAAAATCATTTAAATAGAGTGGCTTTGTTAGATCATATCTATAATGATTTATATTCACCCATGAATATAAAGAAAGAAGATATGTATCAATATCTTGAAATAGAAAAATTTTCTGAATTTGTTAATGTATTTATTGATGAGTGGTCTAATCTTGAACCGAATAGAGAAAATGCTCTTCAATTGATGCAAAAACAATATGATGGCTTGATTTATTTATCTAAAACCAGACAGCGGATTATTTACAATATGCTGGTTGGTACTTTTAATTATGCATTTAGCATAATTACTGGATATTTGTATACATATGAAGAGTCAGATGAGTTTAATGCGACAATAAAAGAGTTGGGGAGTATTTTTCAAAATTATTTGCGCGAGGCCATAAAAATGTACCCTCACTCTATTGATATGGTTGATTCGGTCGATAGTTCTGTCGTTTCTCTATTTAGAAAAAACTAA
- the pseI gene encoding pseudaminic acid synthase yields the protein MNINGRLIGEGQKPYIIAELSGNHNGDLNRALALVDAAAAAGADAIKLQTYTADTMTLNCDSDDFKIKGGLWDGYSLYQLYQTAHTPWEWHQPLFERANSLGITIFSTPFDETAVDFLEKLHSPAYKVASFEMTDLPLLRYIAKTGKPVIISTGLASLDEIKLSIDTLKTSGCEQILLMHCISGYPTPIEQANLKTIPDLAKKFNVTVGLSDHTLGTLVSTVSIALGAVAIEKHFTLARSDGGPDASFSIEPTELKQLCNDCNSAWQSLGFANYSLKDAEKDNLRFRRSIYVVKDIKAGESLTPDNIRRIRPGFGLSPSEYENVLGKKASCDIKAGTSLNWSLIV from the coding sequence ATTAATATCAATGGCCGTTTAATTGGTGAAGGACAAAAACCCTATATCATTGCTGAATTATCTGGTAACCATAATGGGGATTTAAATCGAGCCCTAGCTCTCGTCGATGCAGCTGCAGCAGCAGGGGCTGATGCTATAAAACTGCAAACTTATACTGCTGATACTATGACTCTTAATTGTGATTCAGATGATTTCAAAATTAAGGGTGGACTGTGGGATGGTTATTCTCTGTATCAACTTTATCAGACTGCTCATACACCATGGGAATGGCATCAGCCGTTATTTGAAAGAGCCAATTCATTAGGTATAACCATTTTCTCAACTCCTTTTGACGAAACAGCTGTCGATTTTCTGGAAAAACTACACTCTCCTGCATATAAAGTTGCATCTTTTGAAATGACAGATCTTCCTCTATTACGATATATAGCCAAAACGGGTAAACCCGTTATTATATCCACAGGATTAGCGTCATTAGATGAAATCAAACTTAGTATTGATACACTTAAAACATCCGGTTGTGAACAGATTTTATTAATGCATTGTATTAGTGGGTATCCGACCCCTATTGAACAAGCTAATTTAAAAACCATTCCTGACTTGGCAAAAAAATTTAATGTTACTGTCGGTTTATCTGATCATACACTAGGAACATTGGTTTCAACTGTTTCAATTGCTCTTGGTGCTGTAGCTATAGAAAAACATTTCACATTAGCTCGTTCAGATGGAGGCCCGGACGCATCTTTTTCTATCGAACCAACCGAATTAAAACAGCTATGTAATGACTGCAATTCAGCTTGGCAGTCCTTAGGGTTTGCTAATTATTCTCTTAAAGATGCAGAAAAAGATAATTTAAGATTTCGTCGGTCAATTTATGTTGTTAAAGATATTAAAGCAGGTGAATCATTAACTCCTGATAATATTAGAAGAATAAGGCCAGGCTTTGGTTTGTCGCCATCTGAGTATGAAAATGTGCTCGGCAAAAAAGCATCTTGTGATATAAAAGCTGGCACATCATTAAATTGGAGCTTAATAGTTTAA
- the pseC gene encoding UDP-4-amino-4,6-dideoxy-N-acetyl-beta-L-altrosamine transaminase, whose protein sequence is MIPYGKQHISTEDIRAVVEVLNSEYLTQGPAVPAFEQAIENYTGAKFAVAVNSATSALHIACLALGLTVDDWLWTTPNTFVASANCGRYCGANIDFVDIQSDTYNLDPIALKQKLEISRRHNLLPKIVVAVDFAGQSCDWKSLRSLANEYGFFLIEDASHAIGGRYLAKPVGDCSYADITIFSFHPVKIITTAEGGMTLTNDELLAKKMRRLRSHGITRDPAEMIKPADGPWSYQQIELGWNYRMTDIQAALGLSQLKRINEFVAQRHHIAKIYNEALKNLPLTTPYQDPDAFSAYHLYPVVLHDPSKRLAVFNTLRAANIGVNVHYIPVHTQPYYQSLGHKQGNYPIAESYYAGTISLPIYPQMTNDEQDYVIQTIKNALS, encoded by the coding sequence ATGATCCCATATGGCAAGCAACACATCTCGACTGAAGATATTCGAGCTGTGGTTGAGGTACTCAATTCAGAGTATCTAACCCAAGGGCCGGCAGTCCCAGCGTTTGAACAGGCAATAGAAAACTACACAGGCGCCAAATTTGCCGTTGCTGTAAATAGCGCAACATCAGCATTGCATATTGCATGTCTGGCTTTGGGATTAACAGTAGATGATTGGTTATGGACCACGCCCAATACTTTTGTTGCGTCTGCTAACTGTGGTCGTTATTGTGGTGCCAACATTGATTTCGTTGATATACAGTCAGACACATACAATCTTGATCCAATTGCATTAAAACAAAAACTAGAAATTTCCCGCCGCCATAATCTGTTACCTAAAATTGTTGTAGCCGTCGATTTTGCAGGACAATCCTGCGATTGGAAATCATTGCGTTCTTTGGCAAATGAATATGGATTTTTCCTTATTGAAGATGCATCACATGCTATTGGCGGTCGCTATTTGGCTAAACCAGTAGGTGATTGTTCGTATGCAGATATCACTATATTCAGTTTTCATCCTGTAAAAATAATTACAACAGCTGAAGGTGGTATGACGTTAACTAATGATGAGCTATTGGCAAAAAAAATGCGCCGTCTACGCAGTCATGGTATTACTCGTGATCCTGCCGAAATGATAAAACCTGCCGATGGTCCATGGTCTTATCAGCAAATCGAGCTAGGATGGAATTACCGCATGACTGACATCCAAGCCGCACTTGGTTTAAGTCAGTTAAAGCGTATTAATGAATTTGTAGCTCAAAGACATCACATTGCCAAAATTTATAATGAGGCATTAAAGAATCTACCATTGACAACGCCATATCAAGACCCGGATGCATTTAGTGCTTATCATCTTTATCCTGTGGTTTTGCACGATCCATCAAAGCGATTAGCTGTTTTTAATACTCTCAGAGCAGCCAATATCGGTGTAAATGTTCATTATATACCCGTACATACGCAACCATATTATCAATCTCTTGGACACAAACAGGGAAACTACCCTATTGCTGAATCTTATTATGCAGGAACAATAAGTCTGCCTATATATCCTCAAATGACAAATGATGAGCAAGACTATGTAATCCAAACAATTAAGAATGCATTGTCATGA